The Arachis hypogaea cultivar Tifrunner chromosome 19, arahy.Tifrunner.gnm2.J5K5, whole genome shotgun sequence genome has a window encoding:
- the LOC112777839 gene encoding disease resistance protein RML1A-like, with protein sequence MSSSSCTTKYDVFISFRGEDTRETFTVHLFNALANKTIRAYMDCLLQRGDEVWPALEKAIEGSLISIVVFSENYATSKWCLEELVKILQWREYHGQVVIPVFYRTDPSDIRNQSGSFEKAFAKYERDLAESESNRDKISKWREALKKSANISGWHSRNYADDHELIRKVVNDVLKMRILKHPIVPTGLVGIEEIRKIVKVNMKQHRVIGIWGMRGIGKTTIAKMLFAKSFPHYDHVCYAENAKEYTPQRLLSELLRERITTDATGFVNSMSSLSNKKVLIILDNVKDSDQPLLEAVCQGYKSHSRESKLIITTTHKHLLEKRVDWTFEVKQWDDSKSIELLSLKAFEESIPPKPYEILVNKVVKYAGGIPLALNLLGSYLQSRSIEFWESTLEKLQKHPIKRIQAAFTESYDELDDLDKEIFLDIAFFFHGEKKDLVTSILKACEFSPIRGIEILQDKAMITTIPYKETIEMHGLLREMAYEIVHEENSKDPRKRSRLKDTEDICVVLKENKKSLDAIEGIILDLSQIKDLRLSPDTFKRMNNLRFLKLYIPSGQSSGNMILPTDLEPFSDKLRYFEWHQYPFVSLPPSFYAKLLVEIRMPHSQVKKLWEEKQELNNLEGIDLSECKELEELPDLSEAKRLRWVNLSGCETLPILHSSVFSSNTLVSLILDRCTNLQCVKAERHLNSLQHISVKGCSNLKEFVVSSDLIENLDLSNTKVEKLDKSIGKLQKVECLNLEGSRVKHLPKELSALKSLKELKHSYSGLEIDKHQLQGLFNGLSSLQILHLKDCSHLFEFPDNIDSLSKLRELRLDGSNVTWLPATIKGLQELEILSLNNCKFLETLPELPSSIKEFSADNCISLESVSALNTLATKMVGKTKRISFNNSLKLSAGHTLHSIMESIHSTMVSAVSSNVTVRSYAIDVHSYNYNSVEVCLPGDTIPEQFAYKTEKSSSITIELPESPSNFLGFIYSVVLSPRHGMEKHGAKIRCEYNFAGGKNSSWEDITISELNSDHVYIWYDPFLTDKILGQYGPSFHLEFSVATDTGEVDDSIIIKECGVHIINELELQRFLLELDKKKKDMEEESSAQHLHFHPPHGSQDHSHVRTPPQDKKKGRFYEKQSNDIENQISKRKREMNEQSSFDRKIEEKMESAPNENKTSGGKSDEENTIKGKGNEETPTEPDAALPLCIDSVKNNVFQDISNENYYDQPDSMEEAKHLEEKLQEVDHNVHDMTADEPYKEKQGEPMDLETSECQDHTSNVEQTENLGDAKKVQELHKEKMIELAQPINSCIPPHGKKRAPKLTVKELRRHSRKVDKKAKVEGNPARATQATNLAMETSDFSRSNIKGKRVDHIHLNQVPAQNASTSIAQTHDKITIPSLDDPQVALELLKHFDASAKRLQITEFVDNHVLYPYDHSITKDLDVSALCRWLQVQGLRSVSVARYAEMKLEAAKREREEELRLAREENAKFEEALKRMEDRISHVESLEKRVDDLNSEVASWRSKYEETEKSLKETEKKLEDEKDVGAQKETRWKRRESELITEAATCSFENCRSQVSILYPDIDLSRLGPFKEIQNGQIVSPSDTEETESEEDTRAFEDAAHGDAGV encoded by the exons ATGTCGTCGTCTTCCTGTACAACAAAGTACGATGTATTCATTAGCTTCAGAGGTGAGGACACCCGCGAAACTTTCACTGTCCATCTGTTTAACGCTCTGGCAAACAAGACAATCCGAGCATACATGGATTGTCTTCTCCAGAGAGGAGATGAAGTCTGGCCAGCACTCGAGAAAGCGATCGAGGGCTCGCTAATATCGATCGTGGTTTTCTCAGAAAACTACGCAACCTCAAAGTGGTGCTTGGAAGAGCTCGTCAAGATTCTTCAATGGAGGGAATATCACGGTCAGGTTGTTATACCCGTTTTCTATAGAACAGATCCGTCAGATATACGGAACCAAAGTGGGAGTTTTGAGAAGGCGTTTGCTAAATACGAAAGAGATCTTGCAGAGAGTGAATCCAACAGAGACAAGATAAGCAAGTGGAGAGAGGCTCTCAAGAAATCTGCTAATATTTCTGGATGGCACTCCAGAAACTATGC GGACGATCATGAACTCATCAGAAAGGTTGTGAATGATGTATTGAAAATGCGTATCCTAAAGCATCCCATAGTGCCAACAGGCCTGGTTGGAATTGAAGAAATCCGTAAAATTGTTAAAGTCAACATGAAGCAACACCGAGTAATTGGAATCTGGGGTATGCGTGGGATAGGGAAGACAACCATCGCTAAAATGTTATTTGCAAAATCCTTTCCTCATTATGACCATGTTTGCTATGCGGAAAATGCAAAAGAATATACGCCTCAAAGGCTTCTCTCAGAGCTATTGAGGGAACGAATTACCACTGACGCAACAGGGTTTGTCAACAGTATGAGCAGCCTTAGCAATAAGAAAGTTCTCATTATCCTCGACAATGTGAAGGATTCTGATCAACCATTGTTAGAAGCAGTTTGCCAAGGGTACAAGAGCCACAGTCGAGAAAGTAAACTTATTATAACAACAACACATAAGCATTTGCTTGAAAAGAGAGTTGATTGGACATTTGAGGTCAAACAATGGGACGACTCAAAATCTATAGAGCTTCTTAGCCTGAAAGCATTCGAGGAAAGCATCCCTCCAAAGCCTTATGAGATTCTGGTGAATAAGGTTGTTAAGTATGCCGGGGGAATTCCTTTAGCTCTGAACCTATTGGGTTCATATCTTCAATCCAGAAGCATTGAGTTCTGGGAAAGTACTTTGGAAAAGCTCCAGAAGCATCCTATTAAGCGCATTCAGGCTGCCTTTACGGAGAGTTATGATGAATTGGATGACTTAGACAAGGAGATATTTCTTGACATTGCATTCTTTTTCCATGGAGAAAAGAAAGATCTTGTCACAAGCATATTAAAAGCATGTGAATTCTCACCCATAAGGGGAATAGAGATCCTTCAAGATAAAGCAATGATTACTACTATTCCATATAAGGAAACAATCGAAATGCATGGCTTGCTAAGAGAAATGGCTTACGAGATCGTACACGAGGAAAACAGTAAAGACCCTAGAAAACGTAGCCGATTGAAGGATACTGAAGATATTTGTGTTGTACTCAAAGAGAACAAG AAATCGCTTGATGCAATTGAAGGCATAATATTAGATTTGTCTCAAATTAAAGACTTGCGTTTGAGTCCTGACACATTTAAAAGGATGAAtaacttgagatttctaaaaTTATACATCCCCTCGGGTCAGAGTTCTGGTAATATGATCCTTCCTACAGACCTTGAACCATTTTCTGATAAACTAAGGTACTTTGAGTGGCATCAGTACCCTTTCGTTTCTCTTCCACCAAGTTTTTATGCTAAGTTACTTGTTGAGATTCGCATGCCGCACAGCCAAGTCAAGAAACTCTGGGAGGAAAAGCAG GAACTTAATAATTTAGAAGGGATCGACTTAAGTGAATGCAAAGAGTTAGAAGAGCTTCCAGATTTGTCTGAGGCTAAAAGACTCAGATGGGTGAATCTCTCCGGTTGTGAGACTTTGCCTATTCTTCATTCGTCTGTTTTTTCCTCCAACACACTTGTTTCTTTGATACTGGATAGGTGTACAAATTTGCAGTGtgttaaggccgaaaggcatttgAATTCTCTGCAGCACATAAGTGTCAAAGGCTGCTCAAATCTCAAAGAATTTGTGGTATCGTCAGATTTAATTGAAAACTTGGATTTGAGCAACACAAAGGTTGAAAAGCTGGACAAATCAATCGGGAAATTACAGAAGGTTGAATGCCTCAATCTAGAAGGATCAAGAGTTAAGCATCTTCCAAAGGAGCTATCAGCCTTAAAATCGCTTAAGGAGTTGAAGCATTCATACAGTGGACTAGAAATTGACAAGCATCAGCTGCAAGGCCTGTTTAACGGTTTATCATCTCTACAAATACTACATTTGAAGGATTGTAGTCACTTGTTTGAATTCCCTGACAACATTGATTCCTTATCGAAATTGCGCGAGTTAAGGCTAGACGGAAGCAATGTGACCTGGTTGCCTGCAACCATCAAGGGTCTTCAAGAGTTGGAAATTTTGTCCCTAAATAATTGTAAGTTTCTTGAGACACTGCCAGAGCTTCCATCCTCTATCAAGGAGTTCTCTGCTGATAACTGCATCTCATTGGAGTCTGTATCAGCTCTAAACACTCTGGCAACAAAGATGGTGGGAAAGACGAAACGCATCTCCTTTAATAATAGCTTGAAATTGTCAGCCGGACACACATTGCATTCGATCATGGAAAGCATCCATTCAACAATGGTGAGTGCTGTATCTAGCAATGTCACGGTAAGAAGCTATGCAATTGATGTCCATAGCTACAACTACAATAGTGTGGAGGTCTGTTTGCCAGGAGACACAATCCCAGAGCAATTTGCATATAAAACGGAGAAATCCTCCTCCATAACAATTGAACTCCCTGAATCTCCTTCCAATTTTCTTGGCTTTATCTATTCAGTGGTTCTTTCACCGCGTCATGGAATGGAGAAGCACGGTGCCAAAATCCGATGCGAATACAACTTTGCAGGAGGCAAGAATTCTTCGTGGGAGGACATAACTATAAGTGAATTGAACTCAGATCATGTATATATATGGTATGATCCATTCCTCACTGACAAAATTCTTGGACAATATGGGCCAAGTTTTCATCTTGAGTTCAGTGTTGCAACTGACACAGGGGAAGTTGATGACTCAATTATTATTAAAGAGTGTGGTGTCCACATCATAAATGAATTAGAATTGCAGAGATTTTTACTGGAATTAGATAAGAAGAAAAAAGACATGGAGGAGGAATCATCAGCGCAGCATTTACACTTTCATCCACCACATGGATCTCAAGATCACAGCCATGTCCGGACTCCACCTCAAGACAAGAAGAAAGGAAGATTTTATGAGAAGCAGAGCAATGACATCGAAAACCAGATATCAAAGCGAAAAAGAGAAATGAATGAACAATCATCTTTTGATCGGAAAATTG AAGAGAAGATGGAATCCGCTCCCAATGAAAACAAGACTAGTGGTGGAAAAAGTGATGAGGAGAACACA ATCAAGGGCAAAGGAAACGAAGAAACACCAACTGAACCTGATGCTGCATTACCTCTATGTATTGATTCAGTTAAAAACAATGTGTTCCAGGACATTTCAAATGAAAATTATTATGATCAGCCAGATAGTATGGAAGAGGCCAAAcatttggaagaaaaactacaagaAGTTGATCATAACGTCCATGATATGACTGCTGATGAACCATACAAAGAAAAGCAAGGGGAACCAATGGATCTTGAAACATCTGAATGTCAAGACCACACTAGCAATGTAGAACAAACAGAAAATCTTGGGGATGCTAAGAAAGTGCAAGAGCTACACAAAGAGAAAATGATTGAGCTTGCTCAGCCCATTAATTCCTGCATACCTCCACACGGCA AGAAGAGAGCTCCTAAGTTGACTGTGAAAGAACTCCGCCGTCACTCGAGGAAGGTAGACAAGAAGGCAAAAGTTGAAGGTAACCCTGCAAGAGCAACTCAAGCTACAAATTTAGCCATGGAAACTTCTGATTTTTCCCGTTCGAATATTAAAGGCAAAAGAGTAGATCATATCCATTTAAACCAGGTTCCAGCTCAAAATGCTTCTACTTCTATTGCACAAACTCATGATAAAATTACCATTCCCTCCTTGGATGATCCTCAAGTTGCTCTGGAGTTGCTAAAACACTTCGATGCATCAGCGAAACGCCTCCAAATAACAGAGTTTGTGGACAATCATGTTCTATATCCATATGATCATTCCATAACAAAAGACCTTGATGTTTCGGCACTTTGTCGTTGGCTTCAAGTTCAAGGGCTTCGTTCAGTGAGCGTTGCGAGATACGCAGAGATGAAGTTGGAAGCGGCCAAACGGGAAAGAGAGGAAGAATTAAGACTTGCAAGAGAAGAAAATGCAAAGTTTGAAGAAGCTTTGAAAAGAATGGAGGACAGGATTTCACATGTTGAATCGTTGGAGAAAAGAGTTGATGATTTGAATTCGGAGGTGGCTTCTTGGAGAAGTAAATATGAAGAAACTGAAAAGTCGCTCAAAGAAACCGAAAAGAAACTTGAAGATGAGAAAGATGTAGGAGCTCAGAAAGAAACTCGTTGGAAAAGAAGAGAGAGTGAGCTGATTACGGAAGCGGCAACTTGCTCGTTTGAAAATTGCAGATCGCAGGTTTCCATTTTATACCCTGACATTGATTTAAGTAGGCTTGGACCTTTCAAGGAGATTCAGAATGGGCAGATAGTATCGCCCTCTGATACGGAGGAGACTGAAAGTGAAGAAGACACTAGGGCCTTTGAAGATGCTGCTCATGGCGATGCCGGTGTCTAG